In Clostridium sp. DL-VIII, the following proteins share a genomic window:
- the anfD gene encoding nitrogenase iron-iron protein, alpha chain — MPKHLFKCSECIPERGDHAVIKGEGEDLTDALPLGYLNTIPGSITERGCAYCGAKHVIGTPMKDVIHMSHGPIGCTYDTWQTKRYISDNDNFQIKYTFATDVKEKNIVFGAEKLLKKNIIEAFKAFPEIKRMSIYQTCGTALIGDDIEAIAKQVMKEMPGVDIFVCNSPGFAGPSQSGGHHKINIAWINQKVGTYEPKITSDYVINYVGEYNIQGDEEVMQDYFKRMGIQVLSTFTGNGSYDDLRGMHKAQLNVLECARSAEYICNELRVRYGIPRLDIDGFGFEALSLSLKKIGLFFGIEDRAQAIIDEETARWKPELDWYKERLKGKKICLWPGGSKLWHWAHSVHEEFGMEVVSVYTKFGHQGDMEKGISRCEVGALAIDDPNELESLEAIKTLKPDIICTGKRPGEYVKKVGVPYLNAHAYHNGPWKGYEGWVRFARDLYNAIYSPMHQLAMFDISKDEISKDNRFLTQKMLSDVSLSEDIVSSPILREYTGKYDCLAELHDKTYPYMEAKEEITSIV; from the coding sequence ATGCCAAAGCATTTATTTAAATGTAGCGAATGTATTCCAGAAAGAGGAGATCATGCAGTTATAAAAGGTGAAGGTGAAGATTTAACTGATGCACTTCCTCTTGGGTACCTTAATACAATACCAGGAAGCATAACAGAACGTGGATGTGCATATTGTGGAGCTAAGCACGTTATAGGTACACCTATGAAGGATGTTATCCATATGAGTCACGGACCAATAGGGTGTACCTATGATACGTGGCAGACAAAACGTTATATAAGTGATAATGATAATTTTCAGATTAAATATACTTTTGCTACAGATGTAAAAGAAAAAAATATAGTATTTGGGGCAGAGAAATTATTAAAGAAAAATATAATTGAAGCTTTTAAAGCTTTTCCAGAAATAAAGAGAATGTCAATATATCAAACTTGTGGAACTGCTTTAATTGGAGATGATATTGAAGCTATAGCTAAACAGGTAATGAAAGAAATGCCTGGCGTAGATATATTTGTCTGTAATTCTCCGGGGTTTGCAGGGCCTAGTCAATCTGGAGGACACCATAAGATAAATATTGCATGGATAAATCAAAAGGTTGGAACTTATGAACCTAAAATCACTAGCGATTATGTTATAAATTATGTTGGAGAATATAACATTCAGGGTGATGAGGAGGTAATGCAGGATTATTTTAAGAGAATGGGAATTCAAGTTCTTTCAACTTTTACAGGTAATGGATCTTATGATGACTTAAGGGGAATGCATAAAGCACAATTAAATGTTCTTGAGTGTGCACGTTCTGCTGAATATATTTGTAATGAACTTAGAGTAAGATATGGGATTCCACGACTTGATATAGATGGATTTGGTTTTGAAGCTTTGTCATTATCTCTAAAGAAAATAGGATTATTTTTTGGAATAGAAGACAGGGCACAAGCAATAATAGATGAAGAAACAGCAAGATGGAAACCGGAATTAGATTGGTATAAAGAGAGACTTAAGGGTAAAAAAATCTGCTTATGGCCAGGGGGATCAAAGCTTTGGCATTGGGCTCATTCAGTTCATGAAGAGTTTGGTATGGAAGTTGTTTCAGTATATACAAAGTTTGGACATCAGGGTGATATGGAAAAGGGTATTTCAAGATGTGAAGTAGGGGCTCTTGCGATTGATGATCCTAACGAACTTGAATCTTTAGAAGCAATAAAAACCTTAAAACCAGATATTATATGCACTGGAAAACGTCCTGGAGAATATGTAAAAAAGGTTGGAGTTCCGTATCTAAATGCTCATGCATATCATAATGGACCATGGAAAGGGTATGAAGGCTGGGTTAGATTTGCCCGTGATTTATATAATGCAATATATTCCCCTATGCATCAGCTTGCTATGTTTGATATTTCTAAGGATGAAATATCAAAAGATAATAGATTCTTAACTCAGAAAATGCTTTCGGATGTAAGTTTGAGTGAAGATATAGTATCTTCACCAATTTTAAGAGAATATACGGGCAAATATGATTGTCTTGCTGAGCTTCATGATAAAACATATCCTTATATGGAAGCTAAAGAAGAAATTACAAGTATAGTATAA
- the anfG gene encoding Fe-only nitrogenase subunit delta: protein MIDPKKEKLNQLIDYIMKHCLWQFHSRAWDRERQNKEILSKTKQLLLGEPVKTDTPEDKCYWADAVCLAEAFKSRYLWLLEMKKDEIEALMKEVKDRMDLLTISGSLNKELVDPRY from the coding sequence ATGATAGATCCTAAAAAAGAAAAATTAAATCAGCTTATTGATTATATTATGAAACATTGTTTATGGCAGTTTCATTCTAGAGCATGGGATAGAGAAAGACAAAATAAGGAAATACTTAGCAAAACAAAACAGCTGTTATTAGGTGAACCTGTTAAAACTGATACTCCAGAGGATAAATGCTACTGGGCTGATGCAGTATGTTTAGCAGAAGCTTTTAAAAGCAGATACTTATGGCTTTTGGAAATGAAAAAAGATGAAATTGAGGCACTTATGAAAGAGGTAAAAGACCGTATGGATTTATTAACCATAAGTGGATCGCTAAATAAGGAACTAGTTGATCCTCGTTATTAG
- a CDS encoding P-II family nitrogen regulator: protein MLMIRAIIRGEKLTDIVQELNLAGFPSVTKIDVVGRGQQKGFIYGDVLYDEIPKEMLLIIASDEDKEKIINIIMKIAKTGEKGAFGDGKIFVSPVKEAYTISSNSKGL, encoded by the coding sequence ATGTTAATGATAAGAGCAATTATCAGAGGTGAGAAATTAACAGATATAGTGCAAGAATTAAATTTAGCAGGTTTTCCATCTGTCACCAAGATTGATGTGGTAGGGAGAGGTCAGCAAAAAGGATTTATTTATGGAGATGTTCTTTACGATGAAATCCCCAAAGAAATGCTGCTAATTATTGCTAGTGATGAAGATAAGGAAAAGATAATTAATATTATTATGAAAATAGCTAAAACAGGTGAAAAAGGTGCATTTGGTGATGGAAAAATTTTTGTGAGCCCTGTTAAGGAAGCATACACAATCAGCTCTAACAGTAAAGGTTTATAA
- a CDS encoding P-II family nitrogen regulator: MKEVMAIIRVKEISKTKNALLKAGFPSMTCRDVLGRGKKKVDFKLAMTPIEAAREIPELYEASSERHRLVPKRLIILVVQDSDVKKVIDTIMEINSTGNPGDGKIFVLPIGEVYRIRTGDIGESAL, from the coding sequence GTGAAAGAAGTAATGGCAATTATCCGTGTAAAAGAGATAAGTAAAACTAAAAACGCTCTCTTAAAAGCAGGATTTCCGTCGATGACTTGCAGAGACGTTTTAGGCAGGGGAAAGAAGAAAGTAGATTTTAAGCTTGCAATGACACCTATTGAGGCAGCTAGAGAGATTCCAGAACTTTATGAAGCAAGCTCTGAAAGACATAGGCTAGTACCTAAACGCTTAATTATATTAGTAGTTCAAGATAGTGATGTGAAAAAAGTTATAGATACCATAATGGAAATAAATTCAACTGGAAATCCTGGAGATGGAAAGATATTTGTACTCCCAATTGGCGAAGTCTATAGAATTAGAACAGGTGATATAGGGGAATCTGCACTATAA
- a CDS encoding AsnC family transcriptional regulator → MDEIDKKLLNLMQNEIPIDKRPFKILGKKLSLTENEVLERLFKLKNDGFIRRVGGIFDSKKLGYKSTLCAAKIPENKIEEAAKFINSYDEVTHNYLREDEYNMWFTIITSSEKNLDIILKEIQNNLNFKEIIILPSIRLFKVKVALNFKGDDKNCLKL, encoded by the coding sequence ATGGATGAAATAGATAAAAAACTACTTAATTTAATGCAAAACGAAATTCCAATTGATAAACGACCTTTTAAAATATTAGGTAAAAAATTATCCCTTACAGAAAATGAAGTTTTAGAAAGGTTATTCAAGCTGAAAAATGATGGATTCATACGACGTGTAGGTGGCATTTTTGATTCAAAAAAGTTAGGTTATAAAAGTACTCTCTGCGCCGCTAAAATTCCAGAAAATAAAATTGAAGAAGCAGCTAAGTTTATAAATAGCTATGATGAAGTAACACATAATTACTTAAGAGAAGATGAATACAATATGTGGTTTACAATCATAACTTCTTCTGAGAAAAACTTAGATATTATTCTTAAGGAAATACAAAACAATTTAAATTTTAAAGAAATAATAATTCTTCCATCTATAAGGTTATTTAAGGTTAAAGTTGCTTTAAATTTTAAAGGAGATGATAAAAATTGTTTAAAACTTTAG
- the anfK gene encoding Fe-only nitrogenase subunit beta, which produces MSCEVKEKERAGVINPIFTCQPAGAQFVSIGVKDCIGLVHGGQGCVMFVRLIFSQHFKESFELASTSLHEDGAVFGAVKRVEEGVDVLLMRYPDVKVIPIISTCSTEVIGDDIDGVVRKLNAGLLKEKYPDREVHLIPIHTPSFKGSMISGYDVAVEAFVKHFAKKGEPNGKLNLITGWVNPGDVTELKHLLAEMNIDATVLFEIESFDSPLMPAEHTVSHGETTIEDLTDTANAMATIALNKYEGAKAAEYLEDKFQVPATIGPTPIGIRNTDSFLQTLKEITGKEIPKSLAYERGIALDAIQDLTHMFLADKKVAIYGSPDLVISLAEFCLDLEMKPVLLLLGDDNTGYVKDPRIEELKKNVKHKMEIVTNADFWELENRIKNEGLELDLILGHSKGRFIGMQYNIPMVRVGFPVYDRAGMYRDPIVGYKGAMRFAELMANTLFTDMEYKKNKEWVLNMW; this is translated from the coding sequence ATGTCTTGTGAAGTAAAAGAAAAAGAACGTGCGGGTGTAATTAATCCTATATTTACGTGTCAGCCAGCTGGAGCTCAATTTGTTAGTATTGGAGTTAAAGATTGTATAGGACTAGTTCATGGGGGACAAGGTTGTGTTATGTTTGTAAGATTGATATTTTCACAGCATTTTAAAGAGAGTTTTGAGCTTGCATCTACATCATTACATGAAGATGGCGCAGTATTTGGAGCAGTTAAAAGAGTTGAAGAAGGTGTTGATGTACTATTAATGAGATATCCAGATGTTAAGGTTATACCTATAATATCAACTTGTTCCACAGAAGTTATTGGTGATGATATAGATGGTGTAGTAAGAAAACTTAATGCTGGATTATTAAAAGAAAAATATCCAGACAGAGAGGTACATTTAATTCCAATCCATACACCAAGTTTTAAAGGCAGCATGATAAGTGGCTATGATGTAGCTGTTGAAGCTTTTGTAAAACATTTTGCTAAAAAGGGCGAGCCAAATGGAAAGTTAAATCTTATTACTGGATGGGTAAACCCTGGTGATGTTACAGAACTTAAGCATCTTTTAGCAGAAATGAATATAGATGCGACAGTTCTCTTTGAAATAGAAAGCTTTGATTCGCCACTAATGCCAGCAGAACATACAGTTTCACATGGAGAGACTACTATAGAGGATTTAACTGACACTGCTAATGCTATGGCAACTATAGCCCTTAATAAATATGAAGGAGCAAAGGCAGCTGAATACTTAGAGGATAAATTCCAAGTTCCTGCTACAATTGGACCAACACCTATAGGAATACGTAATACGGATTCATTTTTACAAACATTAAAAGAAATAACAGGAAAAGAAATTCCAAAATCTTTAGCTTATGAACGTGGAATTGCACTAGATGCAATACAAGATCTTACGCATATGTTTTTAGCAGATAAGAAGGTGGCTATTTACGGAAGTCCTGATTTAGTTATTTCATTAGCTGAATTCTGTCTTGACCTAGAAATGAAACCAGTACTGCTTTTATTAGGTGATGACAATACTGGTTATGTAAAAGATCCAAGAATCGAGGAGCTTAAAAAGAATGTAAAACACAAAATGGAAATAGTAACCAATGCAGACTTCTGGGAATTAGAGAATAGAATAAAAAATGAAGGGCTAGAATTAGATTTAATTCTAGGACATTCAAAAGGCAGGTTCATCGGCATGCAGTATAATATTCCAATGGTAAGAGTTGGCTTCCCTGTATATGACCGTGCAGGAATGTATAGAGATCCAATAGTGGGATATAAGGGAGCAATGAGATTTGCAGAATTAATGGCAAACACTTTATTTACAGATATGGAATATAAGAAGAATAAAGAATGGGTCCTAAACATGTGGTAG
- the nirJ2 gene encoding putative heme d1 biosynthesis radical SAM protein NirJ2, with amino-acid sequence MIISWNTTNRCNLKCRHCYRDSGKELKEELSTEEAKILINQIAKANFKIMIFSGGEPLLREDIFDLISYAVKAGLRPVLGTNGTLISKKMAKQLKDAGISAIGISLDSLDSGKHNLFRGNNEAFKNTICAIKNCKDLGIRFQIHTTVMDWNKQEILNLTDFSSDIGAAAHHIFFLIPEGRGKDMANELLTSKEYEKLLTSIMNKQNEVNIEIKPTCAPQFVRIAKDLNINSRFSKGCIAGINYCIITPNGDVQACAYLAEKAGNVREIPFDQIWKSSALFNNLRTQEYKGICNQCKSKNNCGGCRARAAYYNSGDYMASDVTCIFND; translated from the coding sequence ATGATAATATCCTGGAATACTACAAATAGATGCAATTTAAAATGCAGACATTGTTATAGAGATTCAGGTAAGGAACTCAAAGAAGAGTTAAGCACAGAAGAAGCAAAGATACTTATAAATCAAATTGCAAAAGCTAATTTTAAAATTATGATTTTTTCAGGTGGAGAGCCTCTGCTAAGAGAAGATATATTTGATCTGATAAGCTATGCCGTTAAAGCTGGCTTAAGGCCTGTACTTGGAACTAACGGAACCCTTATATCTAAAAAAATGGCGAAGCAATTAAAAGATGCTGGTATTTCTGCTATAGGAATAAGCCTCGATAGTCTTGATTCTGGAAAACATAATCTTTTTAGAGGAAATAATGAAGCTTTCAAAAATACTATATGTGCCATAAAAAATTGCAAAGACTTAGGTATTAGATTTCAAATTCATACTACAGTTATGGATTGGAACAAGCAAGAAATCCTTAACCTTACTGATTTCTCCTCAGATATTGGAGCTGCTGCCCATCATATCTTCTTTCTGATACCTGAAGGCAGAGGAAAAGATATGGCGAATGAGTTATTAACTTCAAAGGAGTATGAAAAATTATTAACTTCAATTATGAATAAACAAAATGAAGTTAATATAGAAATAAAACCAACCTGCGCACCTCAATTTGTTAGAATTGCAAAAGATTTAAATATAAACAGCCGATTTAGCAAGGGCTGTATCGCAGGAATAAATTACTGTATTATTACTCCAAATGGTGATGTTCAGGCTTGTGCTTATTTAGCAGAAAAAGCTGGAAACGTCAGAGAGATTCCTTTTGATCAAATATGGAAAAGCAGTGCTTTGTTTAATAATTTAAGAACTCAGGAGTATAAAGGTATCTGCAATCAATGTAAATCTAAAAACAATTGTGGCGGCTGCAGAGCAAGAGCCGCATATTATAATTCTGGAGATTATATGGCATCTGATGTAACCTGCATTTTTAATGATTAA
- a CDS encoding Lrp/AsnC family transcriptional regulator — protein MFKTLDKEIILKLQENIPLSSTPYKDMADELNLNEDEFINRLQSYIKYGILKRIGAIIYHRKAGFKANALVVWKINTKDLDRIGEYLISIPEISHCYERKACDSWNYNLYTMIHEKDRDSCNNVIVKIANAISCTNYKILYSTKELKKTSMKYFS, from the coding sequence TTGTTTAAAACTTTAGATAAAGAAATAATACTTAAATTACAAGAAAATATTCCTTTATCATCAACCCCATATAAAGACATGGCCGATGAACTTAACTTAAATGAAGATGAATTTATAAATAGGCTTCAATCTTATATTAAATATGGAATATTAAAAAGAATTGGCGCCATTATTTATCATAGAAAGGCAGGTTTCAAAGCTAATGCATTGGTAGTTTGGAAAATTAATACTAAAGACTTAGATAGAATTGGAGAATACTTGATATCTATTCCTGAAATCAGCCACTGCTATGAGCGAAAAGCTTGTGATTCATGGAATTATAATCTCTATACAATGATACATGAAAAAGATAGAGATAGTTGTAATAATGTTATTGTTAAGATAGCAAATGCTATAAGTTGTACAAACTACAAAATTCTATATAGCACAAAAGAACTAAAAAAAACAAGTATGAAATACTTTAGTTAA
- a CDS encoding type 1 glutamine amidotransferase: MRIHYLQHVPFENPGNIVKWAYKKGHKLTGTHLYNYEAVPEIDQFDFLVIMGGPMNIYEEGKYEWLKYEKKFIKEAINNNKIVLGICLGAQLITEVLGGKVTKNKEKEIGFFPVNFTEEALKSSPFRGFLKEFPVFQWHGDTFSELGKGVSLIAASEACSNQAFVYKNRVIGFQFHMESLESNITSLIENCREEMTEGEYIQTEEVIKSKLDYLNLDNSLMNMLLDSLEEMYLEKGKE; the protein is encoded by the coding sequence ATGAGAATTCACTATTTGCAACATGTTCCATTTGAAAACCCAGGTAATATTGTTAAATGGGCTTATAAAAAAGGACACAAATTAACTGGTACTCATTTGTATAATTATGAAGCAGTTCCTGAAATTGATCAGTTTGATTTCTTAGTTATTATGGGAGGGCCAATGAATATTTATGAAGAGGGGAAATATGAATGGCTAAAATATGAGAAAAAATTTATTAAGGAAGCCATTAATAATAATAAAATTGTACTTGGAATATGTCTCGGAGCACAACTTATTACTGAGGTTCTAGGAGGAAAAGTCACTAAGAATAAGGAAAAAGAAATAGGTTTTTTTCCTGTCAATTTTACTGAAGAAGCATTGAAGTCTTCACCATTTAGAGGATTTTTGAAGGAATTTCCTGTTTTCCAGTGGCATGGAGACACTTTTAGTGAACTTGGCAAAGGAGTTTCACTGATAGCAGCCAGCGAGGCTTGCAGTAATCAAGCATTTGTTTATAAAAATAGAGTTATAGGCTTTCAATTTCATATGGAAAGTCTTGAAAGTAATATAACTTCGTTAATTGAAAATTGCAGGGAGGAAATGACTGAGGGAGAGTATATTCAAACAGAAGAAGTAATTAAATCAAAACTAGACTATTTAAATCTTGATAATAGCCTTATGAACATGCTTCTAGATAGTTTAGAAGAAATGTATTTAGAAAAGGGGAAAGAATAA
- a CDS encoding HEPN domain-containing protein, protein MIKIRIDEIDFETFQKNYKDADAYYKRAEQFLQEGQYPSVVFNVASIALERYLIAFGNRYGIEARNHNYGSLMDSVELVTDFPEELNKEIRNFDVLYNICSVDNPFSRIPDLFDVDQILSICDKIKYMIDEIDSPTKN, encoded by the coding sequence ATGATTAAAATTAGGATTGATGAAATTGATTTTGAAACTTTTCAAAAAAATTACAAAGATGCAGATGCATATTATAAAAGAGCGGAGCAATTTCTACAGGAAGGTCAATATCCAAGTGTGGTATTTAATGTTGCATCTATTGCACTTGAGAGATATCTGATAGCTTTTGGGAACAGGTATGGCATAGAGGCTAGAAATCATAACTATGGGTCACTTATGGATTCTGTAGAATTAGTAACTGATTTTCCAGAAGAGCTAAATAAAGAAATACGAAATTTTGATGTGCTTTATAATATTTGTTCAGTTGATAATCCATTTTCCAGAATTCCAGATTTATTCGATGTAGATCAGATTCTCTCTATATGCGACAAAATAAAGTATATGATTGATGAAATAGATAGTCCCACAAAAAATTAA
- the nifH gene encoding nitrogenase iron protein, translated as MTRKIAIYGKGGIGKSTTQQNTAAAMAYYYDKHIFIHGCDPKADSTRLILGGMNQKTLMDMLRDEGEEKITVDAVVKNGYKGIRCVESGGPEPGVGCAGRGVITAIDLMEKNGAYTPDLDFVFFDVLGDVVCGGFAMPIRDGKAQEVYIVASGEMMAIYAANNICKGLVKYAEQSGVRLGGIICNSRKVDREREFLEEFTAAIGTQMIHFMPRDNIVQKAEFNKKTVVEYDAECNQAKEYGELARKIIENKMFVIPKPLQMDELEAMVVKYGISD; from the coding sequence ATGACAAGAAAAATCGCAATTTACGGTAAAGGTGGAATAGGTAAATCAACTACTCAACAAAATACAGCAGCAGCAATGGCATACTACTATGATAAACATATATTTATACATGGATGTGACCCTAAAGCCGATTCAACTAGACTTATCCTTGGAGGAATGAATCAAAAAACTTTAATGGATATGTTAAGAGATGAAGGAGAAGAAAAAATTACTGTTGATGCAGTTGTAAAGAATGGATATAAAGGTATAAGGTGTGTCGAATCTGGAGGCCCAGAGCCAGGTGTTGGATGTGCAGGCCGTGGAGTTATTACTGCAATTGATCTTATGGAAAAAAATGGAGCGTATACACCTGACTTAGATTTTGTATTTTTTGATGTACTTGGTGACGTTGTTTGTGGAGGGTTTGCAATGCCTATCCGTGATGGTAAAGCACAAGAAGTTTATATAGTAGCTTCAGGAGAAATGATGGCTATATATGCAGCGAATAATATTTGTAAAGGCCTTGTTAAATACGCAGAGCAAAGTGGAGTTAGGCTTGGAGGAATTATTTGTAACAGCCGTAAGGTTGATAGAGAAAGAGAATTCTTAGAAGAATTTACAGCAGCAATAGGAACTCAAATGATCCATTTCATGCCTCGTGACAATATTGTTCAAAAAGCTGAATTTAATAAGAAAACTGTTGTTGAATATGATGCTGAGTGTAATCAAGCAAAAGAATATGGAGAATTAGCACGTAAGATAATTGAAAATAAAATGTTTGTTATTCCAAAACCATTACAAATGGACGAGTTAGAAGCAATGGTTGTTAAGTACGGTATTTCTGATTAG
- a CDS encoding pyridoxamine 5'-phosphate oxidase family protein: METIRYTQRICEDKNKINNFMKEKRVGILSMCDEEGRPYAVPVNYIYLNEKIYIHGMGTGKKNRLMEAKPSVCFTVFEEFGTVVDSIPCKCDTSYFSIVIIGKVTLVKDLDEKTQVLSKLVEKFTPNLFKLPMAKQFVEKYKSAFDNMTVSVYCLSPEVLTAKENPIDYEHMFQGMK, from the coding sequence ATGGAAACAATAAGGTATACTCAAAGAATTTGTGAGGATAAAAATAAAATTAATAACTTTATGAAGGAAAAAAGAGTCGGTATATTGAGTATGTGCGATGAAGAAGGAAGACCATATGCAGTACCTGTAAATTATATATATTTAAATGAAAAGATTTATATACATGGAATGGGAACAGGGAAAAAGAACAGGCTTATGGAAGCAAAACCATCTGTATGCTTTACTGTTTTTGAAGAATTTGGAACGGTTGTAGATTCTATTCCATGTAAATGTGACACTTCATATTTTAGTATTGTTATTATTGGAAAGGTGACTTTAGTTAAGGATTTAGATGAAAAAACTCAGGTGCTATCAAAGTTAGTGGAAAAATTCACACCTAATTTATTTAAACTCCCCATGGCTAAACAATTTGTTGAAAAATATAAATCAGCTTTTGATAATATGACTGTTTCAGTTTATTGCCTAAGTCCAGAAGTTCTTACAGCAAAGGAAAATCCAATTGATTATGAGCACATGTTTCAAGGTATGAAGTGA
- a CDS encoding Fe-only nitrogenase accessory AnfO family protein, with the protein MSMIAVLLNDSEETCSWQHNGIVALFQNSNGKWIKVKSISYLIPLDEYDLNLIRDYYLHLLSELDDCKIFVAKKLSGFLINLLDYNKLNIYELNGNPVDFLDSVYISEERKKEQKIFLESQVIDLFAPRKMDELGNYKLDLYKLLHSDSKVTSKQIIVPFLKNQNIRNLEVVCDHIPKWFDRLLKEIGFTYLISSQKDGLITVNISPVL; encoded by the coding sequence ATGAGCATGATTGCAGTTTTATTAAATGATTCTGAAGAAACCTGTAGCTGGCAGCATAATGGCATAGTCGCACTATTTCAAAACTCTAATGGAAAATGGATTAAAGTAAAAAGCATTTCCTATCTTATCCCTTTGGATGAATATGATTTAAATCTTATAAGGGATTACTATCTCCACTTATTATCTGAATTAGACGATTGTAAAATATTTGTAGCCAAAAAATTATCTGGATTTTTAATAAACCTTTTAGATTATAATAAACTAAATATATATGAATTGAATGGAAATCCAGTTGATTTTTTAGATTCAGTTTATATTTCCGAAGAAAGAAAAAAAGAACAGAAAATCTTTTTAGAATCCCAGGTAATAGATCTATTTGCACCAAGAAAAATGGATGAACTAGGAAATTATAAACTTGATCTGTATAAGCTCTTGCACTCTGATTCAAAAGTCACATCTAAACAGATAATTGTACCTTTTTTAAAAAACCAAAATATCCGTAACTTAGAAGTAGTTTGTGACCATATTCCAAAGTGGTTTGACCGACTATTAAAAGAAATTGGATTTACCTATCTCATATCCTCTCAAAAAGACGGATTAATCACTGTAAATATTTCTCCTGTTTTATAA
- the nirJ1 gene encoding putative heme d1 biosynthesis radical SAM protein NirJ1: protein MISITKLLCNSKNYGDDLRYVEGASSEKFGVSPGKGPVISWNCTKTCNLRCKHCYASSDNKKYNDELTLSDSKRFIDDLKNFNVPALLFSGGEPLMKEDILDILNYANKKNIRSTLSTNGTLLDKDICRFLKKINLGYVGVSLDGIGTSHDEFRGVKGAFDSSLIGIRHCMEVNQKVGLRFTITKNNYKDLKDIFYLIKEEHIPRVCFYHLAYSGRGSKMTTEDISKEETREALDLIINKAIEFGPSVEILTVDNHADAVYTYLKSLEKFKDKSENILKLLKINGGNRSGMAFANVDFYGNVHPDQFTWQYTFGNVKKENFSSIWKNSNHQILKGLRNRKTLLKGKCSTCKWINVCNGNFRTRAEAVYNDFWAEDPACYLTDEEIKL from the coding sequence TTGATAAGCATAACCAAACTTTTATGCAATTCCAAAAATTATGGTGACGACTTAAGATATGTTGAGGGTGCCTCATCAGAAAAATTTGGGGTTAGTCCTGGAAAAGGTCCTGTCATCAGTTGGAATTGTACAAAAACCTGTAATTTAAGATGCAAGCACTGTTATGCCAGTTCAGATAATAAAAAATATAATGATGAGCTTACATTAAGTGATTCCAAAAGATTTATTGATGATTTGAAGAATTTTAATGTGCCAGCATTATTGTTTTCTGGTGGAGAACCCTTAATGAAAGAAGACATATTAGATATATTGAATTATGCAAACAAAAAAAATATAAGAAGTACTTTATCTACTAATGGAACACTTTTGGATAAAGATATTTGTAGGTTCTTAAAAAAAATTAATCTTGGATATGTTGGGGTAAGTCTTGATGGCATTGGTACAAGTCATGATGAATTTCGCGGAGTTAAAGGTGCATTTGATAGTTCCTTAATAGGGATTAGACATTGTATGGAAGTAAATCAAAAGGTTGGTCTTAGATTTACTATAACCAAAAATAATTATAAGGACTTAAAAGATATATTTTATTTAATCAAAGAAGAACATATTCCTAGAGTATGTTTCTATCATTTAGCATATTCAGGCAGAGGCAGTAAAATGACCACTGAAGATATTTCTAAGGAAGAAACAAGAGAAGCTTTAGATTTAATAATAAACAAAGCAATTGAATTCGGGCCAAGCGTTGAAATTCTAACTGTTGACAATCATGCTGATGCTGTTTATACCTATCTGAAATCCTTAGAAAAGTTTAAAGATAAATCCGAGAATATATTAAAGCTTTTAAAAATTAATGGCGGGAATAGATCAGGAATGGCTTTTGCTAATGTGGATTTTTACGGTAATGTTCATCCTGACCAATTTACTTGGCAGTATACTTTTGGAAATGTGAAAAAAGAAAATTTTAGCTCAATATGGAAAAATTCTAATCATCAAATCTTAAAAGGTCTTAGAAATAGAAAGACTTTACTAAAAGGTAAATGTTCTACCTGCAAATGGATTAATGTTTGTAATGGTAATTTTAGAACTAGAGCTGAAGCTGTATATAACGACTTTTGGGCTGAAGATCCAGCTTGTTATCTTACAGATGAAGAAATCAAGTTATAA